CCAGCCCCACCACGACGCCAAGGCCCGCAGGATGCGGGTGGAGGCGGTGGCGGGGTTCATGTTTTTCTGGACCCTCGTCGTCGGAGGTTGGGCGGTCTACCGCATCGCCGTCGGGGAGCCGTCGGTGGCGCTCAGTTTCGCGCTGCTGGTCTTCGTCATCGTCGACGTGGCGATCTGGCGGAAGTGGCGCACCATGGCGTAGCCGCGGCGGCGCCCGGCCCGAACATCAGACCGTGGTCGGATGCGCCGGGACCTCCGCCGTGCTCGGATGGGGGGCATGAAGAAGCGCACGAAAATCCTCGCATGGCTCGGAGGCATCGCCGCCGTCCTCGTCGTGGCCGGGTTCGCACTCGTGTGGGTGCTCGGCCCGACGATGGGCGCGATGCTCACCGGCAAACCCATCTTCCTGGTTCCGCCGTCGCCCGAACGGTACGCGTCGGCCGCCCTGGACCTCATGGAGGGCCAGGGCATCCACGGCGATTCACCGGAGTTCGCCGAGGCGCGGGCCGAGGCCGAGCGGATGCTCGACTCCGCCGATCTCAAGGACTATTCGGACACGTGGCCGGCGCTCGACCTGGCGATCAACGCGGCGGGCGGCAAGCACTCCAAGGTGCTCCGCCCCGACGGCGGCAACGGCACCGGGGGCTCGGGTTCCGCGGACGCGGAACCGACCGTGACGTCCGAGCCGGCGCAGGGCGAGGGCGGCACCGGTGACGGCGGCAATGGCGACGGCGATGGGGCGCGCGTGCTCACGGCCACCGTCCCCACGCATGGCGGCGACGGCGGCGGCCCGGAGTCCCAGCGCTACGCCGATGCCCTCGCCTCCGGCATTGCCCGCGAGGTGAAGGCCGGTGCCTGCGGCGCCATCGTGGACCTGCGCGGCAACAACGGCGGCGACATGGGGCCGATGGTCGCGGGACTGTCGGCGCTGCTCCCCGACGGTGAATTGCTGTGGTTCGACGGCCGCGGCTACTCCACGGCGGTGACGCTGACGGGCGGTTCGATCCAGGGCGGCGGCTCCAACATCACCGTCGACGCCGGCCCGAAGGCGGAGATCCCCGTGGCGGTGCTCGTCGACGGCGGCACCGCCAGCTCCGGAGAGGCCACGATGCTGACGTTCCGCGGCCTGGACGGCTCGCGGTCCTTCGGCGCCCCGACCGCCGGCTACGCCTCCGCGAACATGACCCATGAATTCCCGGGCGGCGCGAAGCTCATGCTCACCGTGGCCAAGGACCGGGACCGCACGGGCGCCGTCCACATGGACGACCCCGTCGAACCCGACGAGGTGACGGGGCAGTCCCCCGAAGACGCGAAAACCGCGGCGCTCGCGTGGTTGTCCACGCGAGGCTGCGGTCGGTAGGCG
This genomic stretch from Corynebacterium hansenii harbors:
- a CDS encoding S41 family peptidase; amino-acid sequence: MKKRTKILAWLGGIAAVLVVAGFALVWVLGPTMGAMLTGKPIFLVPPSPERYASAALDLMEGQGIHGDSPEFAEARAEAERMLDSADLKDYSDTWPALDLAINAAGGKHSKVLRPDGGNGTGGSGSADAEPTVTSEPAQGEGGTGDGGNGDGDGARVLTATVPTHGGDGGGPESQRYADALASGIAREVKAGACGAIVDLRGNNGGDMGPMVAGLSALLPDGELLWFDGRGYSTAVTLTGGSIQGGGSNITVDAGPKAEIPVAVLVDGGTASSGEATMLTFRGLDGSRSFGAPTAGYASANMTHEFPGGAKLMLTVAKDRDRTGAVHMDDPVEPDEVTGQSPEDAKTAALAWLSTRGCGR